A window of the Arachis duranensis cultivar V14167 chromosome 5, aradu.V14167.gnm2.J7QH, whole genome shotgun sequence genome harbors these coding sequences:
- the LOC107487881 gene encoding anthocyanidin 3-O-glucosyltransferase 5-like isoform X2, whose amino-acid sequence MENQQHMVLLSSPGLGHLIPVIELGKRFVFHHNLKITIIAFTSHTSHAEKLVLKTATSGGFIDIVEIPPPDISSVIDPDAAIVTRLCVMMREGVPAIRDALSNLAGTATVRPSALIVDIFGTEALGVAEELKMRKYVFVASHAWFLSLLIYAPTLDKQVQGQYVDQKEPFQIPGCTPLRPEDVVDPMLDRNDKQYQEYLGFCNGIPKGDGVLVNTWETLQQKDLESLRNRNLLGGILKAPVYAVGPLVRLPDSEMSQGIEWLTHWLDGQPEESVIYVSFGSGGTMSCEQMTELAWGLELSGQRFIWVLRAPIDAADAAFFTTGSDGRDEGGSKLSKYLPEGFSSRTYNVGVLVSEWGPQVDILTHPSVGGFLSHCGWNSALESITNGVPMIAWPLYAEQRMNATLFVEELGVAVRPRVLPTKKVVDRDEIASVVREIMVVEEDCNKVKKKNPIREGVKAIRRSAVEALSKGGALAQVVATGEE is encoded by the exons ATGGAGAATCAGCAGCACATGGTGTTACTTTCAAGTCCAGGGCTTGGCCATCTCATACCAGTCATCGAACTGGGAAAACGATTCGTCTTCCATCACAACCTCAAAATCACCATCATCGCCTTCACTTCGCATACCTCACATGCTGAAAAACTCGTCCTCAAGACTGCCACGTCCGGCGGTTTCATCGACATCGTAGAAATCCCCCCGCCGGACATATCCTCTGTCATCGACCCCGACGCCGCCATCGTCACCCGCCTCTGTGTCATGATGCGTGAAGGCGTCCCTGCCATCCGTGACGCTCTTTCCAACCTGGCAGGCACGGCCACGGTGCGACCTTCGGCACTCATCGTAGACATATTTGGGACGGAGGCTCTTGGTGTTGCAGAAGAATTGAAGATGCGTAAGTACGTGTTCGTGGCTTCCCATGCTTGGTTCCTTTCCTTGTTGATATACGCTCCAACTCTTGACAAACAAGTTCAGGGTCAATATGTTGACCAGAAAGAACCATTCCAGATCCCCGGTTGCACTCCGCTTCGACCCGAAGACGTGGTTGACCCCATGTTGGACCGAAATGACAAGCAGTACCAAGAATACCTAGGTTTTTGCAACGGAATACCCAAAG GTGACGGGGTGCTGGTGAACACTTGGGAGACTCTTCAACAGAAAGATCTTGAATCACTGAGAAACAGAAACTTATTGGGTGGGATCCTGAAGGCTCCGGTCTATGCTGTGGGGCCCCTAGTAAGGCTGCCCGATTCAGAAATGAGTCAAGGGATTGAATGGCTCACGCATTGGCTCGACGGTCAACCGGAGGAATCGGTGATATACGTGTCATTTGGGAGCGGTGGAACGATGTCGTGTGAGCAAATGACAGAGCTGGCTTGGGGTTTAGAGCTGAGCGGCCAGAGGTTTATTTGGGTGCTTCGCGCACCCATAGACGCTGCGGACGCAGCTTTTTTCACCACTGGGAGTGATGGCCGCGATGAAGGCGGCAGTAAGCTGTCAAAGTACTTGCCGGAAGGGTTCTCGTCGAGGACGTACAACGTTGGCGTTTTGGTTTCGGAATGGGGCCCACAAGTTGATATTTTGACGCACCCTTCCGTTGGTGGCTTTTTATCGCACTGTGGCTGGAATTCCGCTCTTGAAAGCATTACTAACGGGGTGCCCATGATTGCTTGGCCTCTCTACGCCGAGCAGAGGATGAACGCAACGCTGTTCGTGGAGGAGCTCGGGGTGGCTGTGAGGCCAAGGGTTCTGCCGACCAAGAAGGTGGTGGACAGGGATGAGATCGCGAGCGTGGTGAGGGAGATCATGGTGGTTGAAGAAGATTGTAAtaaggtgaagaagaagaaccctaTAAGGGAGGGAGTGAAAGCCATACGGCGAAGTGCGGTGGAAGCTTTGTCCAAAGGAGGCGCACTTGCTCAAGTGGTGGCGACTGGCGAGGAGTGA
- the LOC107487881 gene encoding anthocyanidin 3-O-glucosyltransferase 5-like isoform X1 encodes MENQQHMVLLSSPGLGHLIPVIELGKRFVFHHNLKITIIAFTSHTSHAEKLVLKTATSGGFIDIVEIPPPDISSVIDPDAAIVTRLCVMMREGVPAIRDALSNLAGTATVRPSALIVDIFGTEALGVAEELKMRKYVFVASHAWFLSLLIYAPTLDKQVQGQYVDQKEPFQIPGCTPLRPEDVVDPMLDRNDKQYQEYLGFCNGIPKVNDIGDGVLVNTWETLQQKDLESLRNRNLLGGILKAPVYAVGPLVRLPDSEMSQGIEWLTHWLDGQPEESVIYVSFGSGGTMSCEQMTELAWGLELSGQRFIWVLRAPIDAADAAFFTTGSDGRDEGGSKLSKYLPEGFSSRTYNVGVLVSEWGPQVDILTHPSVGGFLSHCGWNSALESITNGVPMIAWPLYAEQRMNATLFVEELGVAVRPRVLPTKKVVDRDEIASVVREIMVVEEDCNKVKKKNPIREGVKAIRRSAVEALSKGGALAQVVATGEE; translated from the exons ATGGAGAATCAGCAGCACATGGTGTTACTTTCAAGTCCAGGGCTTGGCCATCTCATACCAGTCATCGAACTGGGAAAACGATTCGTCTTCCATCACAACCTCAAAATCACCATCATCGCCTTCACTTCGCATACCTCACATGCTGAAAAACTCGTCCTCAAGACTGCCACGTCCGGCGGTTTCATCGACATCGTAGAAATCCCCCCGCCGGACATATCCTCTGTCATCGACCCCGACGCCGCCATCGTCACCCGCCTCTGTGTCATGATGCGTGAAGGCGTCCCTGCCATCCGTGACGCTCTTTCCAACCTGGCAGGCACGGCCACGGTGCGACCTTCGGCACTCATCGTAGACATATTTGGGACGGAGGCTCTTGGTGTTGCAGAAGAATTGAAGATGCGTAAGTACGTGTTCGTGGCTTCCCATGCTTGGTTCCTTTCCTTGTTGATATACGCTCCAACTCTTGACAAACAAGTTCAGGGTCAATATGTTGACCAGAAAGAACCATTCCAGATCCCCGGTTGCACTCCGCTTCGACCCGAAGACGTGGTTGACCCCATGTTGGACCGAAATGACAAGCAGTACCAAGAATACCTAGGTTTTTGCAACGGAATACCCAAAG TTAATGATATAGGTGACGGGGTGCTGGTGAACACTTGGGAGACTCTTCAACAGAAAGATCTTGAATCACTGAGAAACAGAAACTTATTGGGTGGGATCCTGAAGGCTCCGGTCTATGCTGTGGGGCCCCTAGTAAGGCTGCCCGATTCAGAAATGAGTCAAGGGATTGAATGGCTCACGCATTGGCTCGACGGTCAACCGGAGGAATCGGTGATATACGTGTCATTTGGGAGCGGTGGAACGATGTCGTGTGAGCAAATGACAGAGCTGGCTTGGGGTTTAGAGCTGAGCGGCCAGAGGTTTATTTGGGTGCTTCGCGCACCCATAGACGCTGCGGACGCAGCTTTTTTCACCACTGGGAGTGATGGCCGCGATGAAGGCGGCAGTAAGCTGTCAAAGTACTTGCCGGAAGGGTTCTCGTCGAGGACGTACAACGTTGGCGTTTTGGTTTCGGAATGGGGCCCACAAGTTGATATTTTGACGCACCCTTCCGTTGGTGGCTTTTTATCGCACTGTGGCTGGAATTCCGCTCTTGAAAGCATTACTAACGGGGTGCCCATGATTGCTTGGCCTCTCTACGCCGAGCAGAGGATGAACGCAACGCTGTTCGTGGAGGAGCTCGGGGTGGCTGTGAGGCCAAGGGTTCTGCCGACCAAGAAGGTGGTGGACAGGGATGAGATCGCGAGCGTGGTGAGGGAGATCATGGTGGTTGAAGAAGATTGTAAtaaggtgaagaagaagaaccctaTAAGGGAGGGAGTGAAAGCCATACGGCGAAGTGCGGTGGAAGCTTTGTCCAAAGGAGGCGCACTTGCTCAAGTGGTGGCGACTGGCGAGGAGTGA